In Syngnathoides biaculeatus isolate LvHL_M chromosome 8, ASM1980259v1, whole genome shotgun sequence, the genomic stretch ATCATACGTACAGTCCCCTtcatacaaatacagtacaacctcagttctcaaccacaatccattccaggaggtggtttgagaagtgatttgttaaaaaaccgaatcgatatttcccattacaatcaacgaaaaaagaaataatgtgttccaagcctgacaaaaattggctttttaaagcattttttaagcttttcctgataataaactgcatagtagaaatacatgaaaatttaaatactctatataacaaaataatttaagaagtatatttatttttttcggttaaaatgtatgttttagtagtagagtaggctaggctgggagtgcattgccgtatctgcagcgacttggcccccagccttataaacttttttttactaacaaaagtgcagaataactttaaacaagcaaaaatgagtatatatatatatatatatatatatatatatatatatatatatacagtataataatgtatatatatatatagaatatttttacaagaagtaacatacaaaaacagctCGTAACTCAAGTTAACGAGTAAATgcagtaaataaaaatgtagaaatgcTAATGGTCAATACTCACCACCCGAATGACCTACCCGTGTGGATCCCGATCCGTATCCTGACAGGAACGTCGGGCATGTGGCGCATCCGGAAGGTTCCCACTGAACTGAGGATGTTTAGAGACATATTGGCGACTTCGGCGGCATGCTTGTTGCCGTTTCTCTTTGGTAAGCCTGACGCCACCATGTAAGCATCACCGATGGTCTCCACCTGGAGGACGTTTGTCACTTTATGTCTGCATAAAACGTGTCTCCGAAATATGGCAGATCTCGCTGCATTGAAAGTTTTTCATCCTAATTAATCAACGAAATTAAAAGCATCCATATTTAACCCCAAGCACGCCAAAATAACAATACAACTGCAGCatactaaaataatttttttttaatgcgaaaTTGGGTGCTTGAGTATGTCCCACCTTGTAGACGTCATGGTTGCAGAGCACAGCATCAAACAGCGTGTAGAGGTCGTTGAGAAGGTCGACCACCTCGATGGGGTCACTGAGCGACGAGATCGTGGTGAAACCCACAATGTCACTGAAGTAGATGGTCACCTGGTCGAAGTATTCCGGTTCTACAGTGGCACCGGTTTTCAGCGCCTCGGCCACAGAACTGATGGACATGGAGGAGAATCGGGtgacttatccatccatccatcatccatccatccatccatccatccagccattttctgagccgcttatcctctcaagggttacgggagtgctggaccctattccagctttcatcgggcaggaggcgggttacaccctgaactggtttccagccaatcacagagcacaaagagacagacaacagtgccactcacaatcacaccttgggggaatttagagcctccaataaatggatgttttcgggatgtgcgaagaaacctgagtgcccggagaaaacccacacaggcacagggagaaaatgcaaactgcacacaggtaaagccaggatttgaaccccagtcctcagaactgcgaggccaatgttctacagctgcaccaccgtgccgccctcgtGACTTATGATATtgaattgaagagtttgttttcaaaatgagacataggcatccattcggagctggataattttggcgcgagtttcgtaaatctgaaaaaaatgcctatgtctcgttttgaaaacaaactcttcaattttatttttgagtgTGTGTCGACTGACGGTGGCAGCATTTCGGAGAGTAGTTTCTCTGTCCTGTGCTTCTCCACCTCCAGCTCCTCCGTTCGCTCCCGGATGAGGTCCTCCAGATTGGAGCTGTACTGCTCCAGCATCCTCAACATGGAATCGATGATGTTAGTCTTCTTCCCCTTGTTGATGATCTTGAACTACAGGAAAAACTGTTTAATTTACTATGATGTGgaaacatacacatgcacaggCAAGAAAGAGAATATGACAAAGCGACTTCTTAAACGCCGGACAAACCCTGTCAAAAATCTCATCAAAGGTGGGCCTTCGGTCCGGAAGCTCACTCCAACACTGTTTCATCAGCTGGATGCATTCCAGAGGAGCCTGGTCGGGAGCGACAGTGGGCCGACACATCGGAGGGGGCTTCTTAACCTTTCGAATGATCTCTGATAACAAGATAAATGAATGTAAGGCAGGACGAGGAGAATAAAAACAGCACAGAGGCGGGAACACTGGATCTATTTATCCCCTAAAATGGATTACAAACATGTTAATTATGCTATTGTTCCATACAgttgttcattcattttctggccgtgctggagcctatatcaACTATTTCGGGCGAGAGCTGAGGTACATCttaaactgattgccagccaattaaagggcacatataaacctacgagcaatttagagtcttcaatcaacctactatgcatgcttttgggatgcgggaggaaacgggagtatccggagaaaacccacacagccacggggagaacttgcagacTCCACGCAGAcagggccaagatttgaaccccagaccataaaactgtgaggaagatgtaCTGAAAAGTTTCCCACCATGTCACTGTCACTGAAACATATATGAATAAAGAATACAAATAGTCGTTgacacggtggggcagctggaaagagttggcctcacagttctgaggacccgggttcaatcccggccctccatgtgtggagtttgcatgttctccctgtgcctgcgtggcttttctccgggcgctccggtttcctcccacattccaaaaacatgcaacatcaattggacactctaaattgccccgaggtgtgattgtgagtgcgtctgtttgtctgtatgtgccctgcgattggctggcaaccagtttagggtgtaccccgcctcctgcccgttgacagctgggataggctccagcactccccgtgaccctcgtgaggataagaggcaaagaaaatggatggatggatttctattACCAGACTGAAAGAAAAGAAGTTAAATCTTACATATCTGTCTTCCTACAACCTTGTTGATCACATTCACCAAAATTGTGTTTGAGAATCCgaatcagaatcatatttatttgccaagtatgtcaaaaacacactaggaatttgtctctggtagttggagctgctccaATATGTCaacagacagaaaaacaaattctttTTAGATACATACCTTCCGGTGGTAAGCCCAGCATGCAGTACGGTGGTCCTCGGACCACCACCTCTTGCAGGATAATAGAAAAACTGTACACGTCCCCTTTGTAAGTGCCTTTACGGGAACTAGTGAGATCCCTCAGGAATTCTGGAGCGGTCCAAAAAAGGTCTAAATGGAGTAGATGGAAATTGGAGTTTTCAGGTTTCTGGTGAACgtttgccaggaaaaaaaaaaaaaaaaacaaaaatgctaccTTCAGGTGGAGGTTGTTCCAGGGGGGCTTTCTGAGATTCCAGTAGCTCGCTAAAACCATAGTCAGTGATCTTGAGCACAAAGCGACCGTCCACCACGCAGTTCCGAGATTTCAGACGGCTATGTGGAAAATCCCTATGATGAAGATATTTCATACCCTGGAAGTACAAAGTGTCTTTTTCAATGTATAAAAACATTGTCTATGCTCACATAGCAAACGGTGGAATGTTAACATTTCAGGGTTACATTtccagggcttttttttttttttttacctcaaagtGACGTTTTAACATTGAACAATTTTTAAGATTTAAATGATGTCCAGGTCAAGAGTTATTTCACATGATCAGAGATTTAATTAATTAagatccatctttggacctacACTTCTTCAGATTTTAAACTTCGTATACAGCTGCATGGTTATACACTTTTGAAATAGGTCTCATTGTCGTCAAGTTATCATATGattatattactgtacagtacaacctcggttctcgaccataatccattccagaagtggTGTGTTCtaaaaccaaatcgatatttgccattacaatgaatggaaaaagaaaagatgtgttccaaacctgaattttttttaagcatttcctgataataaacttcatagtaccaatacatgtatagtttaaatactttatataataaaataaatgaagaactatatttattttttgcttaaaatgtatgctttagtagtagagtaagctgggagtgcattgccgtatctgtagcgactcggcccccagccttggaatcttttttttttttattaacaaaagcgcagaataactttaaacaagcaataatggggggggggcaacacacaaaagcatatatatataatattcttTTACCCATCACTGACTTTGATCTTTGTCATTGTGAATACTAGAAATGTGATTAAGTcatataacataaaaaaaaaaaaaaaaaaaccaacacccTTGTTCAAGAGGCAACCTTGTTGTTGAAATCCAGCTTGAATGTTATCGACGGCTGCTTAGGTACAAAAGTGATCATAATTCTATTATGGTTAACTTGAATTATGAAAATGTGATTAGCATATATTACTACAAtgctcacattcaacaagcaaCCACATGATGTTTTTGAACAACAGCTTTCGGCAGCACAATTTGTCCAAGCCGAAGAACAATCGGCCAACGTGAGCAGCGGCGTGTTTCCTGTCGGTGCACCAATGCCTTACTAAAGTCTTTACGAGTTACCAAGAGAGCATCAAATGAGGACGTACGGGGCAGGCAAGGGGGTTGCCGTTTACCTTGATGAGGTCAAGCACAAGCGAGGACTTGAACATCCAGTCTAATTTGACATCCTCGTTCCTCAGCAGGTCCTGCAGACTCCCCCTGGAGCAATGTTCCGTCACCACCGCAAACATAGAACATTCCGTGAAGAAGCCCAGGAAGGGATTTACGTTCTCGTTTCTCAAGTCCTTCATCTGAAGGGAAAATAGACAGCAACCAACATGTACAGAGAATGAGACCCATTATAATGATTTGGTATCAGTCACTAAAGCATATTCAGAAATTGGGATTTACTAATTCACCACCACACTCTCTAATGTCGTTTTGGAACCTTTACTCTGctattccttgaaaaaaaaaatcccacctaTTTACTGTTGACTTTAACCATCATTGCAGAGTGGTAAAGTCGACATATCGATGAGTCAGTTCGACCCCTTTGTCGCGATATCTCCCGCAAATAGTAATCACATGAGAATGGACAAACCAAGTCATGCAAACTCATATTGTGACATGCTCTTCATACTGTACAAACACAAATTTGGTGCTCCACcttatttttcaagttttgtttGAAGAAtgtattttcttccttttatttttgtcatgacaAAACTGCTTCACTTGCCCCAGAAATAAGATGGTATCCTATTTTGCCGTCTAGTGCCTTCCTCTGTAAACAAAGAAGTGGCCTATCCCAATGAGATAAAGATGGACAAGCAACACTAataccttccatccatccattttcttagccgcttatcctcacaagggtcacgggagtcctagagcctatcccagctgtcaacgggcaggaggcagggtacaccctgaactggttgccagccaatcgcggcgcacatagagacaaatggccgcactcacaatcacacctaggggcaatttagagtgtccaattaatgttgcatgttttcggcgtgtggaaggaaacaggagtgcccggagaaaacccacgcaggcaccgggagaacatgcaaactccacacagacgggggccaggattgaatctgggatctcagaactgtgaggccaatgctttcctgctgatccaccgtgccacacaACACCAATacgatcaattaaaaaaaaaaaaaagaaaaagaacaattgCTCCTCctgcagaacaaaaaaatgtaaatgttcatTTGCCTCGCAACACCCTCATGAAACCAATAAACTGCACGCTAACATAAAGACagaacaaacaggaagtggcttgCTCACTAATTaacagaaaaagacaaatgcaGACTATATTTTCTTCCCACTTTTTTAGATGTGGCCATTTAAGTCATTATCAAAGGCTTCCCCCTGTCCTAGGATTCAGAAAAAACGAGCCTATAAACTAACAACAAATTTGAGATGAAAATTGTTTCCTAGATGAAGACTTATAATATCACTGACCTTGGTAAAAATCTTTGTGCTGCTCTGATTCACTTCTTTAAAGTGGCCATCCTGGAATTTCTTTAGCCACACCCAGTCACCCTGGTGGACAGGTCAcgttaaatgttcttttttatctttattttaagGTTGTAACTACTGGTTTAAAATGGAGGATCAAAGCAGTGAGGAAAATGATATTGACTTTattgaaaaatttcaatttttctcAGGGAGTTTTACCTCAAAAACGGCAACGTTGGTGGTCTCGTGAGTCTCTGCGTGCATGCTGTTTACTGAGCTCGATCGGTCAGCGGATTTATCCTCGAGAGCACTTTTGGACTCACTCATGTCCTCCAAAGTTATTTTCTGTGCATGAAATCAAATGGAGAATGTCACGAGGTATAGGAGAATAACTGCAGCCACTAAGTAAGAATTTACTgtaggcagattttttttttttgggggggggggggggacataaaatacaaacagcaaaatttaacgaCTTTTCAAAGTATAGGAACATGTTGGGAATTAATAAATATAGTAATTAACAGATTTTTATAAATGACACAACTTGCTTGAAAATCCttcaacacaaataaatccatccatccgtttttgatgttgcttatcctcattagtgaTAGCTGGAGCCTATGACAGTTGAATTTTGGCAATAGATGctgtacaccttggactggtcaccagccaattgcagcacaCATATAAACAGgcgaccattcacactcacatttacacataagGACGATTTTGAGTCTTCGCTTCACCTGTCAAGTAAcatgaaccaacggtgcggggctggacccaaatgcaggactccgagacgagggcaagATGTTAagcatagttttattcaaagctgaggtcatacacggtgtaagcaatccgagaaggcagaggcacaacaacgcAAGGGTATAAccaaaatccaaaaacatgaagcgaggtctgatgactgggatgcaaacttggaaacatgaactaagacgggactagactatggtggcacagagtcactgtgacgaggatagctcacactacactttctctcggtggtggagattcccgctggcagtgaacgcaactcactaactcaaggcaacgaactggcaaatgccagtgacaaaacgccaacttaaatacttggtctaatgaCAGTGCCCCgtgcgaaacagctgtgactgTTGACAGGTGTCAAGATGagaccgcccagagcggtggccaggcctcgcccctcttggccgtggaccattcttgctcatgacatcaaacacgtttttggaatgtgggaagaaggtGCAAGAACATCCAAACTTAACCCACGAGGGCCAGAGACGGGATTCACCATTGGCCACCGTGCTACCCTTATTATCAAAATCTAATATTACGGTCGATGGGatagttggaaaaacaaatTCCCATTATCATAAATTCCCTTTTCGCAGTTTCAAAACTCCACATCGATACCTCCCATGCGGTGATTCTGGACTGTTTCTAGCAATGTTCCACACATTTGCAACGCCGAATGTAACGCATGTGCCAAAGGATCAAACAGCGACTTAAGACAGAACGCGGGATTCGTAATGAAAGATCACCTTCTTGCTAATCTGAGGGTTGATGAAAGTTAGATCCTCAAAGGTCAGCAGAATCCGATTTGGACCTTTGACCAGTTGGATTTGTTGGAGCCTCCTCCTGTCAGGTCACAGACACAAATATGGAAAAGTCAACTGATGACGGCAGAAAATTCTATTCATTCGGGTAGTGGCGTGACTCGGTCTGTACCTGATGTAGAGACTGATGACGAGCCCCGCCGCAGCCAAAGCCAAGATGACAGAAAACACCACGATGATGTAGGTTACCTCCACACCTGCATGACAACGGgatggacagacagatagatacaCGGATGAGCAGGGGACTTTCCCTGAAGAAAAATCGGAAGTAGACCCTGAAGCAAAGTCGCTTACCTCCCGTGCAGAGCGCACTTCCAACAAACCAGCAGCTGGAATCAGAAGGTGGGGGAGACCCccctggaaaatgaatggacctCCCGGCGAACCGAAGCCGCCCAGACGTCAGATCCACCAAGTAGGTCGGGTACAGCTGGCTGCCGGCGTAGCCGGTGTCCAGGATGATGTAACTGGTTTTGATTTCCCCACTGTTGTCCACCTGGACCTTCTGGTTGAAGCCGCTGAAGGTTACGTTCTGGTGAAGTAGGCCAGGTTTGAGCCGGACAGATGCGTGCCAGCTCTCCTGGTCTTGTGGATGGACTTGGCCATGAGGTAGATGCTGTTATAGATGGTACCGAATAGTGGATTAACCTGCAATATAAAGCAAGGACTGTTCACAGGAGCCAGTCTAGagtatccatccgtccattttcttagccgcttatcctcacatggagtgctgaagcctatcccagctgtcaacgtgtaggaggcggggtacaccctgaactggttgccagccaatcgcagggcacatcgagacaaacagacgcactcacaatcacacctaggggcaatttagagtgtccaattaatgttgcatgttttttggggatgtgggaggaaaccggagtgcctggagaaaacaggcggggccgggattgaatcagaatccatccattatccaagccacttattctgacaagggtcacgggaaagctggagcttatcccaactagcattgggcgaaaggcggactacgccctgaactggccggcagtcagtcgcagggcagatatcgataCCAtcgctgagcaggaatcgatctcGCGcagcccgcaccaaaggcaggcatgtgtaccactacaccatcagtgactcactgAATCAGAATTATCTTTAATTGccgagtgtgtaaaaacacgaggaatttttctctggcagtcggtgcttcCCTGGTACgatattcagaacaaagaacaacatccattgaacccgggacctcagaactgtgaggccaacactttccagctgctccaccgtgccgcctgctaTGAAATCATCAGGGCAAATATTATATCTTTGTTCACCCATCTATACCAGGAATCTAAAGTGAGAAGCCGAACAATTAAATCGTCTTCCACTAGATGACAAAAAGTATATAATTAACCCGTGTATGCTCTTTGATTTGGTGCGAACAAAAGCTGTGAAACACTGTATCCAGAcccaaatacatatatatacatgtatatcgTTTTTAAGTCGTTCCCACCTGCTGCGCAGCCACACTCAGCGCCACTTCCCCGCTCTCTCGCGCCGCCGAGTACGCCTCGTTGAAGGACACGGGCTCCGAGACGACGGTGATGGTTAGAACGGAGTCGTAGGCCTCGCTCAGCCTGCTGTCGTTTTGCAGGGGCAAGTAGGGCACGTCGTAGGGCAAACTGTAGTGCAGGGCGTCGTAGGGTACGAAAACGTACTTGCCGGAAGTCAGACCCATTTGCTGGGCCTTGACGAGGAAAGCGGCCTGCTGCTCTCCTCCGAGCAGCACGGAGTGCATGCACATGACAAtgactgaaacacacacacgaggaATCACGTGTTGAATGATACTACTGTATGCAGgcaaaagtatttggacaaCTGGTTATCACATCAAAATAGTTGAACAAAATTGGGATGTTGGCTCTCGTTGACAGCAATTACAAGCATAGAATTAGGGATGGGTTTTGACATGGGCGACCTGCCAGCCCCCTCTACTTTCCCGCATGTGTGGGCATTACAATAAGTAtacaattgaatttaaaaaaaaaaaaacacacacacacgcacacaaaaacgtagcaaagaacaaaacaacatCACCAGCAACGAAaacatgatattaaaaaaaaagtataaaactaTCCAGAGAAGTGCAAGTTCGAGGAGGAGTAACTTTACCTCTTCACGCATcacttattttatgtttttttatttttatattgcatACTTTAACGTGTCTCGAACAgttacagtattaaaaaaatgaaatggatcaCTTGGATtatttgtgggattttttttcgcaCGCGGATAGCAAATCGCTATGTTGAACCCAAATCCGCCGCCAAAACATGATACAAGACCTTGCAATATATTGCTGAAtatcctatccatccatccatccatccatccattttctttgtcgcttatcctcacgagggacgcggggagcgctggagcgaacaccctgaagtggttgtcagccaatcacagggcacattgagacaaatgatGTTGGATTAAGTATGGCCGTTCCCAGGGAGGTGACAAATTGTGGGGTGTGTGAATTTTCATTGAgcacacccaagcctgattaGCTCCAGATATGTTCAGTCAATAAATCGTTTAAATCCAACCACTTTGTTAAAATGATGTTGGTCGAACGATctcaaaaagctgcaacaaaatgtcacaatttaaAGAAGagtacttggcaaataaagtaATTGGCATCAGTCAATATAGAAATGGtgagaaagtatttttttaaagctttcaGAGTCCAGCAAACCACAGTGAGAACCATTATCTTCACATGGCAAAAAGCGCCTTTCCAGGAGTGGCCGGCCTATAAAAATGCCACCCTttaaaagctcttttttttgagTATCATATTCGTGCCTgacatttagtttttgtttgatcattttatatatgaaagtggggaaactatgcaaaacagGGCGCCAATGCTTTAAAACGACATTGTACTAAAAGAGATACATCCCAACTAAGATCAAGAAGAGGATGACCTTTTGCTGTAGTACAGTgttatgttttgctgttttgatACTTGTTGCTCCAACAGAATATGATTCTGAAAGTTTGACCTTGGAACAGATCTTTCCTGTCATGGTGACAACTTATTGGCTTCAGTTATTCCTGACAATTCCTTGAATTTCAATCCACTCACCTCTAATTTCCCCTGCGTTCTGGATCTTCCTCAGCGTGCTCTCAACTTGGGTCTCATTGATGCCGACGGATGTGACCAAGGCGACGGGGAGCCCCTTTCTCCTCATGGCGGCGGCCACTCTCTCCGCCGTGTCCATCCAAATGTCTTCGCTGGAGGAGACCACCGCGATGTTAGCCCACCGGAAGTGCTTCAGTACCATGAAAAGCACCTCGGAGGGGAACGGCACCGTCCTCGAAAAAGTCGGGTATCCGGTGATTCGGTCCAGCTCGAAATTGACACAACTGTGGGAGAAGATGGCCTTGTCCCAATTCTTCGTCAGCAGTGACGCTGCAGTACAGTATCCGGGATTAGTGGGACCCACAAATGCATCCGCCATATTTTTGTAGTGTATGAATTGTGTCAGAGCTTTGGAAGTTTCGCAAGGCTCCTGCAGGATGACAAAGTCCATCTTCAGGCCCAGGTTTAAACTGAGGTCCCCATTTATCCTGCTTACGGCCAGCCTCGCGGCGGCCGCGGGCAGCGTCCTGTAGAAGATCGGGTCGCAGTTCCAAGGCCCCAGGACGCCCACTTTGAATACCAAACAGCGGACGCAGCAAGGGAACGTCAACAATCCGAGGAAGGTCCATACGAGAACGTTGTAAAAAGGCGGTCCCGATAAAATATGCCTGCTTTTAAATACCGGCACAAACGGATGATTGGACTCCCATAAAGGTCGAAAATGTTGCATTGTCCTGGCTGCGTATTTGAGGTAGTTTTAGCTTCACTGCTGGAGCGTTATCTGAaacgtaaacacacacacaacgttcACATTTGAAACACGTCAGACTAATAAATTCAACCGACTCACCTACCTTCACTTTCACTAAGTCATCAGGACAGTTCCGAAAGTCCGGGAATCACCTCAGCGCCCTCGCCAGCTTACCTGTTTGCCTGAAGCGACCGGGGAGCCGAATCATCGCGATTGGACCGCCGAGTGGGGGTGGGGTAGGGTGGGGAAACCGGGGAGCCGGTTGGAGAACAACTTCAGCACCCTGGAGAGCTACTTACCCCCTGCAGCCACTCGCTTTAACAGCTCCGTGTTTGTGCGGCGGAGCTGACAACATACAGGTGTGCTCCTCTGCACTCATTCTGAAAGaatgtttgggggaaaaaaaacaagaacaactaATCCACtctcaaaaaaatcccaaatatatacatat encodes the following:
- the LOC133504622 gene encoding LOW QUALITY PROTEIN: retinal guanylyl cyclase 2-like (The sequence of the model RefSeq protein was modified relative to this genomic sequence to represent the inferred CDS: inserted 1 base in 1 codon), with the translated sequence MQHFRPLWESNHPFVPVFKSRHILSGPPFYNVLVWTFLGLLTFPCCVRCLVFKVGVLGPWNCDPIFYRTLPAAAARLAVSRINGDLSLNLGLKMDFVILQEPCETSKALTQFIHYKNMADAFVGPTNPGYCTAASLLTKNWDKAIFSHSCVNFELDRITGYPTFSRTVPFPSEVLFMVLKHFRWANIAVVSSSEDIWMDTAERVAAAMRRKGLPVALVTSVGINETQVESTLRKIQNAGEIRVIVMCMHSVLLGGEQQAAFLVKAQQMGLTSGKYVFVPYDALHYSLPYDVPYLPLQNDSRLSEAYDSVLTITVVSEPVSFNEAYSAARESGEVALSVAAQQVNPLFGTIYNSIYLMAKSIHKTRRAGTHLSGSNLAYFTXNVTFSGFNQKVQVDNSGEIKTSYIILDTGYAGSQLYPTYLVDLTSGRLRFAGRSIHFPGGSPPPSDSSCWFVGSALCTGGVEVTYIIVVFSVILALAAAGLVISLYIRRRLQQIQLVKGPNRILLTFEDLTFINPQISKKKITLEDMSESKSALEDKSADRSSSVNSMHAETHETTNVAVFEGDWVWLKKFQDGHFKEVNQSSTKIFTKMKDLRNENVNPFLGFFTECSMFAVVTEHCSRGSLQDLLRNEDVKLDWMFKSSLVLDLIKGMKYLHHRDFPHSRLKSRNCVVDGRFVLKITDYGFSELLESQKAPLEQPPPEDLFWTAPEFLRDLTSSRKGTYKGDVYSFSIILQEVVVRGPPYCMLGLPPEEIIRKVKKPPPMCRPTVAPDQAPLECIQLMKQCWSELPDRRPTFDEIFDRFKIINKGKKTNIIDSMLRMLEQYSSNLEDLIRERTEELEVEKHRTEKLLSEMLPPSVAEALKTGATVEPEYFDQVTIYFSDIVGFTTISSLSDPIEVVDLLNDLYTLFDAVLCNHDVYKVETIGDAYMVASGLPKRNGNKHAAEVANMSLNILSSVGTFRMRHMPDVPVRIRIGIHTGPCVAGVVGLTMPRYCLFGDTVNTASRMESTGLPYRIHVNLSTVNILRSLKEGYKIEVRGKTELKGKGIEETYWLVGKSDFAKPLPKPPEIKPGEDNHGLSPEDIAMYKRKKAQKKA